A window of Terriglobales bacterium contains these coding sequences:
- the atpD gene encoding F0F1 ATP synthase subunit beta yields MADNIGKVIQIAGPAVDIQFSESNLPPIYQSIRVVSEGFTVPAPIDIILEVQQHLGEGRVRCVSMQPTDGLVRGMKAIDLGGPIRVPVGHGTLGRVMNVIGEPVDQLGPIITEKKYPIHRHAPAFDQQSTRAEMFETGVKVIDLIQPFLKGGKIGLFGGAGVGKTVVIMELINNVAKQHGGYSVFAGVGERTREGNDLWLEMSESGVIKPGDSKNSKAALIYGQMTEPPGARLRVALTGLTVAEYFRDEEGADTLFFVDNIFRFTQAGAEVSTLLGRMPSAVGYQPNLATEMGELQERITSTTKGSVTSVQAIYVPADDLTDPAPATTFAHLDATTVLSRQLTELGIYPAVDPLASTSRILDPHVVGAEHYEVAQGVKRILQRYKDLQDIIAILGIDELSEDDKLVVARARKVQKFLSQPFHVAEVFTGFKGEYVKIQDTIRGFREIIEGKHDDIPEQAFYMVGTIEQVLAKAEKLKATAAA; encoded by the coding sequence ATGGCAGACAATATCGGAAAAGTCATTCAGATCGCCGGACCCGCGGTGGACATTCAGTTCTCCGAGTCGAATCTCCCGCCGATCTACCAGTCGATTCGCGTGGTCAGCGAGGGCTTCACCGTTCCCGCACCGATCGACATCATCCTCGAAGTGCAGCAGCACCTCGGCGAAGGCCGTGTGCGCTGCGTTTCGATGCAGCCGACCGACGGCCTTGTACGCGGCATGAAGGCGATCGATCTCGGTGGCCCGATTCGCGTCCCCGTGGGACACGGCACGCTCGGTCGCGTGATGAACGTGATCGGCGAGCCCGTAGACCAACTCGGCCCCATCATCACCGAGAAAAAGTATCCCATTCACCGCCATGCGCCTGCGTTCGACCAGCAGTCCACGCGCGCTGAAATGTTCGAGACGGGCGTGAAGGTCATCGACCTCATCCAGCCCTTCCTCAAAGGCGGCAAGATCGGCCTGTTCGGCGGCGCCGGAGTCGGCAAGACCGTCGTCATCATGGAACTCATCAACAACGTCGCGAAGCAGCACGGTGGATATTCCGTGTTCGCCGGCGTCGGTGAGCGCACCCGTGAAGGCAACGACCTCTGGCTCGAAATGTCCGAGTCGGGCGTCATCAAGCCGGGCGATTCCAAGAACTCCAAGGCCGCGTTGATCTACGGCCAGATGACCGAACCGCCAGGAGCGCGTCTGCGCGTGGCGCTGACCGGTCTCACGGTCGCCGAATACTTCCGTGACGAAGAAGGTGCCGACACGCTCTTCTTCGTGGACAATATCTTCCGCTTCACGCAGGCCGGTGCGGAAGTATCCACGCTGCTCGGACGTATGCCGTCCGCCGTCGGATACCAGCCGAACCTCGCCACCGAAATGGGCGAACTCCAGGAGCGCATCACCTCCACCACCAAGGGCTCCGTCACCTCGGTGCAGGCCATCTACGTTCCTGCCGACGACTTGACCGATCCCGCGCCGGCTACCACCTTTGCTCACCTCGACGCGACCACCGTGCTTTCGCGCCAGTTAACCGAGTTGGGCATCTACCCCGCCGTCGATCCTCTCGCTTCCACGTCGCGTATTCTCGACCCGCACGTCGTGGGTGCTGAGCACTACGAAGTGGCTCAGGGCGTGAAGCGAATCCTGCAGCGCTACAAGGACTTGCAGGACATCATCGCCATCCTCGGCATCGACGAACTCTCCGAAGACGACAAACTCGTCGTGGCCCGCGCGCGCAAGGTGCAGAAGTTCCTTTCGCAGCCGTTCCACGTCGCTGAAGTCTTCACCGGCTTCAAGGGCGAGTACGTCAAGATCCAGGACACCATCAGGGGCTTCCGCGAGATCATTGAAGGCAAGCACGACGATATTCCTGAGCAGGCGTTCTACATGGTCGGCACCATCGAGCAGGTATTGGCGAAGGCCGAGAAACTGAAGGCGACTGCCGCCGCGTAA
- the atpH gene encoding ATP synthase F1 subunit delta, translated as MAVVTSRYARAFADVIVSQRLDINHTIQQVRSVVELVKSSVELRRVWENPSILPEQKRKLLDAIAVRMELAKPVRNFMAVLIDHHRIHQLEEIVRAFELEMHERMGLTEADVISARELSEVERRDIESKIASMTGKRVLANYQTDSSLIGGALVKLGSTIYDGSVRGQLMKMKETLSS; from the coding sequence ATGGCAGTCGTCACAAGTCGCTACGCGAGAGCTTTCGCCGACGTTATCGTCAGTCAACGCCTGGATATCAATCACACCATCCAGCAGGTCCGAAGCGTTGTCGAGCTGGTGAAGTCCAGCGTGGAGTTGCGCCGGGTATGGGAGAACCCTTCCATCCTTCCGGAGCAAAAACGCAAACTGCTGGATGCCATCGCCGTCAGGATGGAGTTGGCAAAGCCGGTGCGCAACTTCATGGCCGTGTTGATCGATCATCACCGTATTCATCAACTTGAGGAAATTGTTCGTGCCTTTGAACTCGAGATGCACGAACGGATGGGGCTGACCGAAGCCGACGTTATCAGTGCCCGCGAGTTGTCGGAAGTAGAGCGCCGCGATATCGAATCGAAGATCGCGTCCATGACTGGGAAGCGCGTTCTTGCAAATTACCAAACGGACTCCAGCCTGATCGGCGGCGCCCTTGTGAAATTGGGCAGCACCATTTACGACGGGTCGGTTCGCGGGCAGTTGATGAAGATGAAGGAAACATTGAGTTCTTAG
- the atpA gene encoding F0F1 ATP synthase subunit alpha, with amino-acid sequence MAQIKADEITKLIREQIENYETRIAVDEVGTVLSLGDGIARVHGLEKVMAGEMLQFPHGVYGIAMNLDEDQVGSVLMGDFTEIKEGDEVKRTGRIMSIPVGKAMIGRVVNTLGQPIDDKGPIATTDFNPVERIAPGVIDRQPVREPMATGIKAIDAMIPIGRGQRELIIGDRQTGKTAILIDTIINSKGKDLICIYCAIGQKRSSIAQVVKVLEDAGAMEYTIVLAASASEPAPMQYLAPFAATALAEYFRDRGQHALCIYDDLSKHAAAYREISLLLRRPPGREAYPGDVFYLHSRLLERASKLSDKLGGGSITALPVIETQAGDVSAYIPTNVISITDGQIYLETDLFNSGIRPAVNVGLSVSRVGFSAAIKAMKQVGASLKLELAQYRELAAFAMFASDLDKASQAQLNRGQRLTEILKQNQYEPLPFSKQITIIYAGTNGYLDDLPVDQCRDFEKGLYAYVDTMNPGLFNAIETKKALDDEIKSDLNKTLKEYKERFVAERQQAAAAAK; translated from the coding sequence ATGGCACAAATTAAAGCAGACGAAATCACGAAACTGATCCGCGAGCAGATCGAGAACTACGAAACACGCATCGCGGTCGACGAAGTTGGCACGGTCCTTTCCCTCGGCGACGGTATTGCCCGCGTTCATGGACTCGAAAAAGTCATGGCGGGCGAGATGCTCCAGTTCCCGCACGGCGTGTACGGAATCGCCATGAACCTCGATGAAGATCAGGTCGGCTCCGTGCTCATGGGCGACTTCACCGAGATCAAGGAAGGTGACGAGGTCAAGCGCACCGGGCGCATCATGAGCATCCCGGTCGGTAAAGCCATGATCGGCCGCGTCGTGAACACGCTGGGTCAGCCCATCGACGACAAGGGCCCGATCGCGACCACCGACTTCAACCCCGTCGAGCGTATTGCCCCGGGCGTGATCGATCGTCAGCCTGTGCGTGAGCCAATGGCGACCGGTATCAAGGCTATTGATGCCATGATCCCGATCGGCCGCGGACAGCGCGAGTTGATCATCGGCGATCGTCAGACCGGCAAGACCGCCATCCTGATCGACACCATCATCAACAGCAAAGGGAAGGACCTGATCTGTATCTACTGCGCCATCGGCCAGAAACGTTCGTCGATTGCTCAGGTGGTCAAGGTTCTTGAAGACGCCGGCGCCATGGAGTACACCATCGTGCTTGCCGCATCGGCCAGCGAACCCGCACCGATGCAGTACCTGGCGCCCTTTGCCGCGACCGCGCTTGCCGAGTACTTCCGCGACCGCGGCCAGCACGCTCTTTGCATTTACGACGACCTTTCGAAGCATGCCGCGGCGTACCGTGAAATCTCGCTGCTGCTGCGTCGTCCGCCGGGACGCGAAGCGTATCCCGGTGACGTCTTCTACCTCCACTCCCGTCTGCTGGAGCGCGCCTCCAAGCTCAGCGACAAGTTGGGTGGCGGATCCATTACCGCTCTGCCCGTCATCGAAACGCAGGCCGGCGACGTTTCGGCGTACATTCCGACCAACGTCATCTCCATCACCGACGGCCAGATCTACCTCGAAACTGACCTGTTCAACTCCGGTATCCGTCCAGCGGTGAACGTCGGTCTTTCGGTGAGCCGCGTCGGATTCTCCGCCGCCATCAAGGCAATGAAGCAAGTCGGCGCCAGCCTGAAGCTGGAACTCGCGCAGTATCGCGAACTGGCAGCGTTCGCCATGTTCGCCAGCGACCTCGATAAAGCCAGCCAGGCCCAGCTCAATCGTGGACAGCGTCTGACGGAGATCCTGAAGCAGAACCAGTACGAACCGCTTCCGTTCTCGAAGCAGATTACGATCATCTACGCCGGTACCAACGGCTATCTCGATGACCTCCCGGTGGATCAGTGCCGAGACTTTGAGAAGGGCCTGTACGCCTACGTAGATACCATGAACCCCGGTCTGTTCAATGCAATCGAGACCAAGAAGGCCCTCGACGACGAGATCAAGTCCGACTTGAACAAGACCCTGAAGGAATACAAGGAACGTTTCGTCGCGGAGCGTCAGCAAGCGGCAGCGGCGGCGAAATAA
- the atpG gene encoding ATP synthase F1 subunit gamma gives MANVLDIRRRIRSVRSTRQITKAMKMMSAARLRKAQDRALAARPYAQMLTNVLNSLVARGDEYDPETGEAKHPLLARREERNIALIVVTADKGLAGAFNANILKAAMRFLESKPDKNVDIEAVGRKARDFFRRRFPVQAADSETRVARVRMRSERFGIPAVTFALAKGMAEDVIARYTCGEIDSVYLLYNEFKSVIAQRLVVDEILPIEEIGTDDIRQVDELDRDARERAAQAAQSAGISVHAADTTEVDERAAQFGTAQVDYIYEQGAEELFRNLLPKYVAIQVYRALLESNAAEQAARMTAMDSATNNATEMIDRLTLTMNRVRQASITKEIIEIVSGAAAM, from the coding sequence ATGGCAAACGTACTCGACATTCGGCGTCGAATCCGGAGCGTGCGTAGCACGCGCCAGATCACCAAGGCAATGAAGATGATGTCGGCCGCGCGCCTGCGGAAGGCGCAGGACCGTGCGCTGGCAGCCCGTCCGTATGCGCAGATGCTGACGAACGTGCTGAACTCGCTTGTTGCCAGGGGCGACGAGTACGATCCGGAAACGGGCGAGGCGAAGCATCCGTTGTTGGCCCGCCGCGAGGAACGCAACATCGCCCTCATCGTCGTTACTGCCGACAAGGGTCTCGCCGGCGCCTTCAATGCGAACATCCTCAAGGCAGCGATGCGCTTCCTGGAATCCAAGCCTGACAAGAACGTCGACATTGAAGCGGTTGGACGCAAAGCGCGTGACTTCTTCCGCCGCCGGTTCCCGGTGCAGGCCGCCGATTCCGAAACGCGGGTAGCGCGTGTACGGATGCGGAGCGAACGTTTCGGCATCCCGGCCGTTACTTTCGCCCTTGCGAAAGGGATGGCGGAGGATGTCATCGCTCGATATACGTGCGGGGAAATTGATTCGGTTTACCTGTTGTACAACGAGTTCAAGTCGGTAATCGCGCAGCGACTGGTCGTCGACGAAATTCTTCCCATCGAAGAAATCGGGACGGACGATATCCGGCAGGTGGACGAACTTGACAGGGATGCGCGCGAGCGGGCGGCGCAGGCCGCGCAATCCGCCGGTATTTCCGTCCACGCGGCCGACACCACCGAAGTGGATGAGCGAGCGGCGCAGTTCGGAACCGCGCAAGTCGACTACATCTACGAGCAGGGAGCGGAAGAGCTATTTCGCAATTTGCTGCCAAAGTACGTGGCCATACAGGTATACCGGGCGTTGCTCGAGTCCAACGCTGCCGAACAGGCGGCTCGTATGACGGCGATGGATTCGGCAACCAACAATGCTACAGAAATGATCGACCGCCTCACGCTGACGATGAACCGCGTGCGTCAGGCCTCGATTACCAAAGAGATTATTGAAATTGTGAGCGGCGCAGCCGCGATGTAA
- a CDS encoding HD domain-containing protein — protein MDRLQQQLTFVIELDKLKTIFRQSLLMDRSRRENSAEHSWHLASMAMLLNEYAIAPVDVTRVMKMLLVHDIVEIDAGDTFAYDTINVATQNEREQAAAERLFGLLPAEQRDDLRSLWNEFEHRATPESKYANALDRLQPLLQNFYSGGESWRKHGVSRAQVLERMEAVRIGMPQVWPTVMRLIDDACAAGMVRA, from the coding sequence ATGGATCGACTCCAACAGCAACTGACTTTTGTCATCGAACTCGACAAGCTGAAAACGATTTTCCGGCAATCCTTGTTGATGGACCGCTCGCGCCGCGAGAACAGCGCCGAGCATTCCTGGCATCTTGCCAGCATGGCGATGCTGCTCAACGAATACGCGATCGCCCCTGTTGACGTCACTCGCGTGATGAAGATGTTGCTCGTGCACGACATCGTCGAAATCGATGCCGGCGACACCTTTGCATACGACACAATCAACGTCGCGACTCAGAACGAACGCGAGCAGGCGGCCGCCGAGCGCCTCTTCGGACTTCTGCCCGCGGAGCAACGCGACGACCTTCGCTCGCTCTGGAACGAATTCGAGCACCGCGCCACTCCGGAATCGAAATACGCCAATGCACTCGACCGCCTTCAGCCATTGCTACAGAATTTCTACTCAGGCGGCGAAAGCTGGAGAAAGCACGGGGTCAGTCGGGCTCAGGTGCTCGAGCGCATGGAAGCGGTCAGGATCGGCATGCCGCAGGTATGGCCGACCGTCATGAGACTGATCGACGACGCCTGCGCCGCGGGAATGGTGAGGGCCTGA
- a CDS encoding cupin domain-containing protein has translation MKTAFSAEDVIRLLDLKPLTVEGGYFSETYRSSLSLDFPGYSGPRSAKTAIYYLLTPECCSRMHRVPGDEMFHFYLGEPVEMLHLSPDGAGEVITMGQDIAAGMTLQHVVPGGWWQGARLKAGGRFALMGTTMSPGFDYKDYENGDLATLVKGWPGWKESIAALCP, from the coding sequence GTGAAAACTGCATTCAGTGCCGAAGACGTGATCCGCCTGCTCGACTTGAAACCGCTCACGGTGGAAGGCGGATACTTCAGCGAAACCTACCGTTCCTCGCTATCGCTCGATTTCCCCGGCTACAGCGGACCCCGGTCGGCTAAGACGGCCATCTATTACCTGCTCACGCCAGAATGCTGTTCGCGGATGCATCGTGTTCCGGGTGACGAGATGTTCCACTTCTACCTCGGCGAACCGGTGGAGATGCTGCACCTATCGCCGGACGGAGCAGGCGAAGTCATCACCATGGGCCAGGACATCGCGGCGGGTATGACACTGCAGCACGTCGTCCCCGGCGGCTGGTGGCAGGGAGCGCGACTGAAGGCCGGCGGACGCTTTGCGCTGATGGGAACGACGATGTCTCCGGGATTCGATTACAAGGATTACGAAAATGGAGACTTGGCGACGCTGGTGAAGGGCTGGCCCGGGTGGAAAGAATCGATTGCGGCGCTGTGTCCGTAA
- the modA gene encoding molybdate ABC transporter substrate-binding protein, with protein sequence MKTVGLFLVFLFSSLCAAEELSVAAASDLNFALQEIAKKYQQTTGNTLKLSFGSSGNFFAQIQNGAPFDLYFSADVDFPKKLESTGFAEPGTLYRYAVGKLALWVPNGSKLDLNRGIQVLLDPSIKRIAIANPKHAPYGRAAEAAMRKAGIYDKVSAKLVVGENISQAAQFVETGNADIGLVALSLVSALTMQGRGRYIAVPSDLYPALEQGAIVVRSSNKKSVARDFLQFLKKPEAQAIFRKYGFQSPDVK encoded by the coding sequence ATGAAAACGGTCGGGTTGTTCCTGGTCTTCCTGTTTTCCTCGTTGTGCGCGGCGGAAGAGTTGAGCGTCGCCGCCGCATCCGATCTCAATTTCGCGCTGCAGGAGATTGCAAAGAAGTATCAGCAAACAACGGGAAACACGCTGAAGTTGTCGTTCGGGTCGTCCGGAAACTTCTTCGCCCAGATTCAAAATGGCGCACCTTTCGATCTCTATTTTTCCGCTGATGTCGATTTCCCGAAGAAGCTAGAATCCACCGGGTTTGCTGAGCCGGGAACCCTGTATCGCTACGCCGTAGGTAAGCTGGCGCTTTGGGTTCCGAATGGGTCGAAACTGGATCTCAATCGGGGAATACAAGTCCTGCTCGACCCCTCAATCAAGAGAATCGCCATTGCGAATCCTAAACACGCGCCCTATGGCCGCGCCGCCGAGGCTGCGATGCGCAAAGCCGGTATCTACGACAAAGTTTCTGCAAAATTAGTCGTCGGTGAAAATATCTCGCAGGCCGCTCAGTTCGTGGAAACGGGTAACGCCGACATCGGACTCGTCGCACTCTCTCTTGTTTCGGCGCTCACCATGCAAGGCCGAGGGCGCTACATAGCCGTTCCATCGGATCTCTATCCCGCACTGGAACAAGGCGCCATCGTAGTCAGGTCGTCCAACAAGAAGTCTGTGGCCAGAGACTTCCTTCAGTTCCTGAAGAAACCAGAAGCGCAGGCGATTTTTCGCAAGTATGGCTTTCAATCGCCTGACGTGAAATAG
- a CDS encoding ATP synthase F0 subunit B translates to MDETLKQLGELLLESIPTIILFLVVYFGYRIIVHKPLLRVLEERYAKTQGAIEKARADVAAAESKTAEYEQRLRESKLAVFKAQEARRQQAVAARTELLNQAREQAAAKVAEARSAIERDVQAAKASLQGDVEKLAADVINSVLRPVAVAGGAK, encoded by the coding sequence ATGGATGAAACGCTCAAACAGCTAGGCGAGTTACTGCTCGAATCCATCCCCACGATAATTCTCTTTCTGGTGGTGTATTTCGGATACCGGATCATTGTTCACAAACCACTGCTTCGGGTCCTCGAAGAGCGTTACGCAAAAACCCAGGGAGCTATCGAAAAGGCGCGCGCAGACGTGGCCGCCGCGGAGTCGAAGACGGCGGAATACGAACAGCGTTTGCGCGAGTCAAAACTGGCTGTCTTCAAAGCGCAGGAAGCCCGGCGCCAACAGGCGGTCGCAGCGCGTACAGAATTGCTGAACCAGGCACGTGAGCAGGCTGCTGCAAAGGTTGCAGAGGCCCGGAGCGCAATTGAGCGCGATGTTCAGGCAGCGAAGGCCAGCTTGCAGGGTGATGTCGAGAAACTCGCGGCCGATGTGATCAATTCAGTGCTTCGCCCGGTGGCCGTGGCAGGTGGTGCGAAATGA
- a CDS encoding urate hydroxylase PuuD yields the protein MTNVAAVAAFYVTGLMIPADANATVQVFLRWIHLFAGITWVGLLYFFNLVSVPFMKELEAGTRSRVYPGLMSRALWWFRWSSVVTVLMGFGYWNMIVAADARNARAAGIDASGGAAIWTFLVIWTLAFMIEMGVLMSPAEGLKKGPVLGIVVAIVVVGASYAYVALNSHGWESNRLLSIGIGGGMGWFMMFNVWGLIWRMQKKMLRWTSDSAQNGTPLPAEAAKFARLTFLVSRVNFFLSFPMLFFMAAASHYPFLVQ from the coding sequence ATGACAAATGTCGCTGCGGTTGCGGCTTTTTACGTTACGGGCCTCATGATTCCCGCGGATGCTAACGCCACGGTGCAGGTGTTTTTACGTTGGATCCACCTATTTGCGGGCATCACCTGGGTGGGCCTGCTGTACTTCTTCAACCTCGTTAGCGTGCCCTTCATGAAGGAACTGGAGGCCGGAACCAGAAGCAGGGTCTATCCCGGATTGATGTCGCGCGCCTTGTGGTGGTTTCGATGGTCATCCGTGGTGACAGTGCTGATGGGCTTCGGTTACTGGAACATGATCGTCGCCGCAGATGCCCGGAATGCCCGCGCAGCCGGAATCGATGCCAGTGGAGGTGCGGCGATTTGGACGTTCCTGGTCATCTGGACACTTGCCTTCATGATTGAGATGGGCGTCCTTATGAGTCCGGCGGAAGGCCTGAAAAAAGGTCCGGTGCTTGGCATCGTCGTTGCTATCGTCGTGGTCGGAGCGTCCTATGCATATGTGGCGCTTAACTCTCACGGGTGGGAGAGCAACCGTTTGTTGTCGATCGGGATCGGCGGCGGGATGGGGTGGTTCATGATGTTCAACGTGTGGGGCTTGATCTGGCGCATGCAGAAGAAGATGCTTCGCTGGACGAGCGACAGCGCCCAGAACGGCACTCCCTTACCTGCGGAGGCGGCGAAGTTCGCAAGGCTGACATTCCTCGTCTCGCGGGTGAACTTCTTTCTGTCATTCCCTATGCTGTTCTTCATGGCAGCGGCGAGCCACTATCCGTTCCTCGTGCAGTAG
- the hflX gene encoding GTPase HflX, translating to MRSSRDIAEDKRREGTSQERAFLVGLDYRPRSPQSGADAEGDVRPPKLAQARAARAAAETTTPSESLTKFGAEESLAELRELTLSAGAEIVGEVLQRRDRPDPATLIGKGKVEEIAGAAAMSNADVVIFDHDLSPSQLRNLEREIDARIIDRTQLILDIFARHARTREGQLQVELAQLKYLLPRLAGRGIEMSQLGGGIGTRGPGETQLETDRRKINRRIRHVEEQLENVRKVRRQQRQRRESVPVATVAIVGYTNAGKSTLFNALTKSDVYASSRMFATLDPTIRSVELPSRRKILLSDTVGFIRNLPHTLVSAFRATLEEVQKAALILHVSDATSTNRAEQDAQVEVVLKELEAQDKPRLQVFNKLDLMLPEQRQNATNTDDLAYVSAKQRMGLDLLLEKIDQALTEDAPRRVHLTIPQSEGKVLAFLEARSRIFSREYKDGDVMLEVQAPESVIRRVKQFVQ from the coding sequence TTGCGCAGTAGCCGGGATATTGCAGAAGACAAAAGACGGGAGGGCACCTCGCAAGAGCGTGCCTTCCTTGTTGGGCTCGATTACCGTCCACGTTCCCCGCAATCCGGAGCGGACGCCGAGGGAGATGTGCGCCCGCCGAAGCTCGCGCAGGCTAGAGCAGCTCGAGCGGCCGCCGAGACAACGACACCAAGCGAATCCCTGACAAAGTTCGGAGCGGAAGAGTCACTCGCCGAATTGCGGGAGCTCACCCTGAGTGCCGGTGCGGAAATCGTAGGAGAAGTGCTGCAACGGCGCGACCGGCCCGATCCTGCAACACTCATCGGTAAGGGCAAAGTGGAAGAGATCGCCGGAGCGGCGGCGATGTCCAACGCAGATGTGGTCATCTTCGACCACGACCTCAGCCCTTCTCAGCTCCGGAATCTCGAGCGTGAAATTGACGCAAGAATCATCGACCGGACGCAATTGATACTCGACATCTTTGCCCGCCATGCCCGCACTCGAGAAGGTCAGTTGCAGGTTGAACTGGCGCAATTGAAATATCTCCTGCCCAGGCTGGCCGGTCGAGGCATCGAGATGTCGCAGCTCGGCGGCGGCATCGGTACACGTGGTCCCGGTGAAACGCAGTTGGAAACCGATCGGCGCAAAATCAACCGGCGCATCCGCCACGTCGAAGAGCAACTGGAGAATGTGCGCAAGGTCCGGCGACAGCAGCGCCAGCGCCGGGAATCGGTTCCGGTCGCAACCGTGGCCATTGTCGGATACACCAACGCCGGAAAGAGCACCCTGTTCAATGCGCTGACGAAATCCGATGTCTATGCGTCTTCCAGAATGTTCGCAACACTGGATCCAACCATCCGGTCAGTTGAACTCCCGTCGCGGCGAAAGATCTTACTGTCGGACACCGTAGGCTTCATACGGAATTTGCCGCACACTCTTGTTTCTGCGTTTCGCGCCACCTTGGAAGAGGTGCAGAAGGCCGCATTGATACTGCATGTTTCCGATGCCACCTCGACGAACCGAGCGGAACAGGATGCGCAAGTCGAAGTGGTGCTCAAGGAACTCGAAGCGCAGGACAAGCCTCGGCTCCAGGTGTTCAATAAGCTGGATTTGATGTTGCCGGAGCAACGTCAGAACGCGACGAATACGGACGACCTGGCTTACGTTTCGGCGAAACAGCGAATGGGTCTCGATCTATTGCTTGAAAAAATCGATCAAGCACTGACGGAAGATGCGCCGCGTCGGGTACACCTCACCATTCCTCAGAGTGAGGGGAAGGTTCTTGCGTTTCTTGAAGCACGGTCACGGATCTTTTCGAGGGAGTACAAAGATGGCGACGTGATGCTTGAAGTACAGGCGCCCGAGTCGGTGATTCGCCGCGTAAAGCAGTTCGTCCAATAA
- a CDS encoding ATP synthase F0 subunit B, producing the protein MKRWSIALFCLVLALGLSSSFAQEHGATAPPEHGAQASETSQHEPQGPATGGMKDQLAHASNEAAGHEEDAHAEFKQSASVKMFARLTGLSLTAAYWVLVVINFLIIALLIGWALKKNLPGMFRARTENIRKSLDEARHASEDANRRLTDIEGRLSTLDSEIAELRKTAEADAIAEEERIRAAAEEDRRKIIEMSEHEIEAAAKSARRELKAYAAELAVALAEKRLKVDPKTDEALVRNFVGQLGKDGR; encoded by the coding sequence ATGAAGAGATGGTCGATCGCACTTTTCTGTCTGGTCCTGGCCCTGGGATTGTCCTCTTCGTTTGCTCAGGAACATGGCGCAACCGCCCCTCCCGAACACGGCGCGCAGGCGTCGGAAACCAGTCAGCACGAGCCCCAAGGCCCCGCTACCGGGGGGATGAAAGATCAACTCGCGCACGCTTCAAACGAGGCCGCGGGTCACGAGGAAGACGCTCACGCCGAATTCAAGCAGTCCGCTTCCGTGAAGATGTTTGCTCGCCTCACCGGCTTGAGCCTTACGGCAGCTTATTGGGTACTGGTTGTTATCAACTTCCTGATCATCGCCCTCCTGATCGGATGGGCCCTCAAGAAGAATCTTCCCGGCATGTTCCGCGCGCGCACGGAGAACATACGCAAGAGTCTTGATGAAGCTCGCCATGCCAGCGAAGACGCAAACCGCCGCCTGACTGATATCGAAGGCCGCCTTTCGACGCTGGATTCCGAAATCGCCGAACTGCGCAAAACCGCAGAAGCGGATGCGATCGCGGAAGAAGAGCGGATTCGGGCTGCCGCGGAAGAGGACCGCCGCAAGATCATCGAGATGTCCGAACATGAGATTGAGGCTGCAGCCAAGTCGGCGCGCCGGGAATTGAAGGCTTATGCGGCGGAACTCGCCGTTGCACTCGCCGAAAAGAGACTTAAGGTTGATCCCAAAACCGACGAGGCGTTGGTCCGCAACTTCGTTGGGCAACTTGGAAAGGACGGCCGGTAA
- the hfq gene encoding RNA chaperone Hfq yields MENKPAQNIQDSFLNTARKEKTIITIYLMSGVKLTGRIRSFDKYSVVLETNNQEQLIFKHAISTVVMPRGTHEPRTGMGEARTSSSAPAGAVVTPPSGTEG; encoded by the coding sequence ATGGAAAACAAGCCGGCACAGAACATCCAGGACTCGTTCCTTAACACGGCTCGCAAAGAGAAAACAATCATCACCATCTACCTGATGAGTGGCGTTAAACTCACGGGCCGCATTCGCTCCTTTGACAAGTATTCCGTAGTGTTGGAGACAAATAACCAGGAGCAGTTGATCTTCAAGCACGCCATTTCAACCGTAGTCATGCCTCGCGGAACACACGAGCCGCGCACCGGCATGGGTGAGGCGCGGACTTCATCTTCAGCACCCGCTGGAGCCGTAGTTACGCCGCCTTCGGGGACAGAAGGTTAG
- a CDS encoding F0F1 ATP synthase subunit epsilon → MAQTFELEIVTPEKLVVKDAVEEAQIPGKNGYLGVLPGHAPLITELAVGEITYKSAGTTKHISVAWGFAEVLPDKVTILAETAEKPEEIDVNRAKAAKERCERDLASGKTDIDYDAVQAALQRAEARLDVAKKD, encoded by the coding sequence ATGGCACAAACGTTCGAACTCGAGATCGTCACGCCCGAAAAGCTGGTCGTGAAAGACGCCGTGGAAGAGGCGCAGATACCCGGCAAGAATGGGTACTTGGGCGTGCTTCCGGGGCACGCGCCGCTCATCACCGAACTTGCCGTCGGCGAAATCACCTATAAATCGGCGGGAACGACCAAGCACATCTCTGTTGCCTGGGGATTTGCTGAGGTCCTGCCGGACAAGGTCACGATCCTGGCAGAAACCGCGGAAAAGCCCGAGGAGATTGATGTCAATCGGGCGAAGGCCGCCAAGGAACGTTGCGAGCGTGATCTGGCCAGCGGAAAAACGGACATCGATTACGATGCCGTTCAGGCAGCTTTGCAGCGTGCCGAAGCTCGTTTGGATGTGGCGAAAAAAGACTAG